DNA sequence from the Neochlamydia sp. AcF84 genome:
AAAAAAATTGATCCTGCAAGGAGGTAAGTGGCAAAAGGTAAAACTTACCCTTCAATCGAAGAAATATAGTGAAGTAATGGCTATACGTGTTAAAGAAACGATCACCAAGGCATTTTATAGACCAGGGGTTGAAAGATGGTTAATCATGGAAAAGCTAGGAAACGATCAATATAAATACTATGTTTCCAATGCCTCAAAAGATACTCCCCTCTCATGTATGGTAGAATGGATTCATGAGAGATGGAAAATCGAGCAAGGCTATCAGCAGATGAAAGAGGAGCTAGGATTAGATCACTTTGAGGGGCGGTCATGGCTAGGACTCCATCATCATTTGACGTTATGTTTTATGGCTTATAGCTTCTTAACCTTACTGAAATACCAGGCAAAAGATAAAAAAAAATCTCAATGACTCTGCCTCAAGTCAGAAGATTAATTAACAGCTTATTTTGCATTACTATTTGCCCTTTTTGCCAAGCTATTCATGACTCATCCAAAAGGCTATTTTTTGATACCTCTTAAACCTAACGAAGTAGTACTATTTACACCTTTAAAAAAGCAAGGAGATAAACCTAAAATCGCGAAGGTAAATTTTTTTTGGCTATTTCTTTGATTTAGCATTAATGGATTCTTTTATAGTTTTTAGGCTTGAATCTTAAAATAAATTCTTAGTTACTGTTAATACTGTCTATCTATTCTTGCTATTTGCTAGCGAAAAATGCTGTGGAAATGATTATCTTGATTCTTAAACTCTTTTACAAGATAGCCAAGCAGAGCCATCAGGTTGATTAGCCAACCACCTGATTCTTTTTAAACCCTATCGATAGCCATCATGAAACATTCGACCATAATGACTACAATTGAAAATAAAAACATTTGGCGGGCCCATCGTTTGTCATTATCACTTTTAAAACCTTTTAAACATAATACATACCACATTAACCCCATCAGGACAGCCACGGTTAAATAGGCATAGCCGGTATACCCCATGAACGTTAACATGACAGTCGCCCCGATAAAAGCTATGATATATAACCACATTTGTATTTTGGTCGTGTGTATACCTTTTTCAAGCGGTAAAACTGGGATGGAGGCGGCAGCATAATCCTCTAGGCGATAGAGAGTAATTGCAAAGAAATGGGGCATTTGCCATAGGACCATAATGGTAAATAGGAGGAAAGCACCTAAGTCTAATTGATTGCTGACCGCGCAATAACCCACCACGGGAGGGACACCTCCTGCTAGACTTCCTATCACCGTGCCATAAGAAGATCTATATTTCGATAGGCCATATACGACTACATAGAATAAAAAACCTGTTAGAGCAATCATGGCTGTCAAAAAATTAACATATAAAGCTAACATGCCCATTCCTAACAAACCAAGAAAAGTACCAAATAGGAGCGCGTTTTGTTCAGAGACTAGCCCCTTAACAAGCGCTCGATTTTTAGTCCTTGCCATTTTCTTATCTATCTCTCGATCCATATAGTTGTTAAATACGCATGCCGAGGCAATCACTAAAGATAGACCTATAAGAGTCAAGCAAAACAACCAGAAGTTAAAAGGTCCTTTTGAAGCAAGCATAAAGCCGCCAAAAGTTGTTACCGCATTACCTGCTATGATGCCAGGTTTAGTCAACATGTAATAAGTTTTAATGGTCATCGTCTTAAATAGCCTTATGATTTAATCCTGGAGGTTATAGCCATATTTTCTATTCGCTGGGGTGAAACATCGCTTGCATAGACATCAATCTTTCATCTAAATCATTCATAATCCATAGCGAGCCGACTACTAAAATGGCAATCACCGCTATCATAAAAGTTAAAGCCACTAGATTCCAGTGGGGCTTGGCCTCTTCCTTAAGGTGAAGAAAAAATAAAAGCTGAATTAAAGCTTGCATGCCCCCTAAGCTAACCAGGACAAGAACTAAAATTTTACCGGTGAATAAATGCTCCTGGACAGCTATATAGGCAGCTAAAGTCAATACGATGGATAAAACAAAGCCTATTCCATAGGATTTAAAGCTTCCATGCCTAGAAGCTTGCGTAGTTTTTATAGGATAAAGATTATCTTTCATGTTACTGCGCTCCCATTAAGTAGACAAAGGTGAAGATAAAAATCCATATAATATCTAAAAAATGCCAAAACATGCTAAAGCAAGCTAATCGCCTAAGCGTATTTGCGCTCAAACCCCGCGACAAAATTTGCATTCCCAGGACTACTATCCATAGTAAGCCTGCTAGAATATGCAAGCCATGGGTACTAACCAAGGTGAAATAGGCTGAAAGGAAAGCACTTTTTTGCCAGCTATGTCCCTCCTGGATAAGATAGTTAAATTCCATTATTTCCAGGATCAAAAAGGATAGCCCTAATAAAAATGTTAAGCTTAAATAGCTTAACACCTTATTTTTTTCTTGGCGGTGAGCCGCTAACATAACCAATCCGCTGGTAAAGCTGCTGGTTAATAAGATAAGAGTTTCTATCAAAGCAAAGGTAGGGCTAAACAATTGACCAGCAGAAGGTCCACCATATGTACTATTGTGCAGCACGGCATAGGTAGCAAAAAAGGTGGCAAACAAAATGCAGTCGGTCATTAAGTAGATCCAAAAGCCAAAGAGCGTTTTAGCAGAGGTGGCTTGAGAAGAATCCGCATGATTGATGGATGAAAGCGTCGTTAAATCTGTCATAGCTATCCCCTACTCCTGGCATGTGCTAGCTCTATTTTTTCTACCTCTGCAGCTGATAGGTAGTAGTCGGTATTATCATCTAAGAGACGTATAAGGGTGCCTATTATAGTGCCTAGCAAGCTCAAGAGAGCAAGCCACCAAATATGCCAAATAACTGCAAAGCCAAAGAGGAGGCTAAAGCTAGCCACATAGATACCCATTGCAGAGTTTTTAGGCAGATGAATATCTTGATAACAAGGCTTCTTTGCATCCAGCACATGCGCCTGTTTTTTAGCCCAATAAGGATCGCGTTCGTTCACTTCAGGGATCATAGCAAAATTATAAAGGGGGGGAGGAGAGGAAGTGGACCATTCCAGTGTTCTTCCATTCCAGGGATCGTTACCTACCCTATTTTGTTTACGCTGGATCACACCTACCATAAGTTGTAAAAATTGGAGAAAAGCACCACCGATAATGATGCAAACGCCTACCCCGGCAATCACAAATAAAGGATGCCAGCCGGTGGCCTCCTCATAATGATTTAAACGGCGGGTGGCCCCCATTAAGCCAATGAGATAGAGCGGCATGAAGGCCAAGAAAAAACCTATAATCCAACACCAAAAAGCATACCTCCCCAACTTTTCATGCAATTTGAACCCTAAAAATTTAGGAAGCCAATAAGCAAGGCCAGCAAAAAAAGCAAATAAGACGCCCCCAATGACCATGGAATGAAAATGGGCTACCAAAAATAAGCTATTATGCACTTGGAAATCAGCGGCGGGCACAGACATTAACACACCTGTCATGCCTCCACTCGTAAAAATGACTACGAAACCTAAAAACCAAAGCATAGGCCGTGAAAATTGAATACGTCCTCTACACATAGTAAATAGCCAGTTGAAGATTTTCACGCCCGTGGGAATGGCAACAAGCATGGTCATAATGCCAAAGAAGGCGTTAACATTGGCGCCTGCTCCCATCGTAAAAAAATGATGCAGCCACACGATAAAAGATAGAAAAGTAATGGAAGCTAGCGCCCATACCATGGAGGTATAACCAAATAAGCGCTTATGTGAAAAAGTTGCCACAACTTCTGAGAAAATTCCAAAACCTGGTAACATGAGAATATAAACTTCGGGGTGCCCCCAGGCCCAGATGAGGTTGATATACATCATAGGATTGCCTCCAAAATCTGCCGTGAAAAAATGGGTTCCTACGGTACGATCTAAGCTCAACATGCCAAGGGTAGCTGTTAAAATTGGGAAAGCAAAAATGACTAAAACCATGCTATTTAAAGCACTCCAGGTAAATAAAGGCATTTTCATCAGCGTCATGCCAGGGCAACGCATCTTTAAAATAGTCACTAAGAAATTAATTCCCGAGAGCAAGCTGCCCATACCAGCAATCTGTATACTCCATATCCAGTAATCTACGCCTACATCAGGGCTGTACTGTAGACTTGAAAGTGGTGGATAAGCTAACCATCCTGTCGCAGAGAAATTTCCTATAACAAGGGAAAGATTGACCAAAAATGCACCTGCTGCGAACAGCCAAAAGCTCAAGGAATTCATAAAAGGAAAAGCCACATCCCGAGCGCCTATCTGTAAAGGCACGATTAAGTTCAACAAGCCGAACACGGCTCCCATGCTCACAAAGAAAATCATGGTGGTACCATGAGCAGAGAATACTTGCTGGAAATGGGAAGGGGTCAAAAAGCCCTGCGATTCCCCTACTGCGAGTATCTGCTGAGCCCGTAACATCAAAGCATCTACCACGCCTTTGAAGAGCATTAAAAGAGAAACAATGATATACATCATGCCAATTTTTTTATGGTCCAGTGAGGTTAACCATTCATTCCAAAGCCATTTCCACCGACGGAAATAAAATAAGAGAGCCACAATCATTAAGCCAGCTATAGCCATGCCTATACCCGCACCACTTTCAATGGGGTCGTGCTTGAAAGCTTCAAGGTTTAATTTTCCAAACATGTCATTTCCCTATATGGATTAAGATCAAATACTTACTAATTATTCTAAAGAGGCATCGCTTTTGCTTGGATTTGAGCCCATGGGCATCATGTAGCTCATAAGGATCCAATCAAACAAATTTTCTTTTTGCAAAATATAGGTCTCTGCGGAGGAATTCTGAGTGGGTAGGATTAATTTTTTATACTCGTTTAAGCTAAGTTGCTTAGGTGATTGCTTTGCTTTTTCTACCCATTGCTCGAAATCTTCGGATGAAGTGGCCTTAGCCGTAAATTTCATGCCAGCAAAGCCTTCTCCACTAAAGTTTGCAGAAGAGCCTCTAAAGCTGCCTAGCTCATGCGCTATAAGATGTAGCTTTGCTTTCATGCCGGGCATCGCATACACTTGCCCGCCCAGTTGCGGGATCCAAAATGCATTCATAGGAGCGTCAGCAGTGACTTCGAAATTAAGGGGTGTGTCTTTGGGAAACTGAAGAAAGTTTACCGTAGCAATTTTCTGCTCAGGATAGATAAATAGCCATTTCCACTGTAGAGCTACAGCTTGTATAGTCAGAGGCTTAGCGCTTGCCTGTAGCGGCTTGAAAGGATCTAATTCAAAACTACTTTTCCAAGTGATAACCGAAAGGACCAGAACAATTACAAAAGGAATTGCCCACCAGATAAACTCAACAAAATGGCTGTGATCCCAATCGGGTGTATATTTTGCTTTGGAGTTGCTGGCTCTATAGCGGCAAGCAATAACAATCATCAAGATAAATACTGGAATAA
Encoded proteins:
- the cyoA gene encoding ubiquinol oxidase subunit II — its product is MNKIYKSAFFIVSLLAIFLVVGWFVHTSDIAVLNPKGAIAQRELDLIIQATLLMLIVVIPVFILMIVIACRYRASNSKAKYTPDWDHSHFVEFIWWAIPFVIVLVLSVITWKSSFELDPFKPLQASAKPLTIQAVALQWKWLFIYPEQKIATVNFLQFPKDTPLNFEVTADAPMNAFWIPQLGGQVYAMPGMKAKLHLIAHELGSFRGSSANFSGEGFAGMKFTAKATSSEDFEQWVEKAKQSPKQLSLNEYKKLILPTQNSSAETYILQKENLFDWILMSYMMPMGSNPSKSDASLE
- the cyoB gene encoding cytochrome o ubiquinol oxidase subunit I; the encoded protein is MFGKLNLEAFKHDPIESGAGIGMAIAGLMIVALLFYFRRWKWLWNEWLTSLDHKKIGMMYIIVSLLMLFKGVVDALMLRAQQILAVGESQGFLTPSHFQQVFSAHGTTMIFFVSMGAVFGLLNLIVPLQIGARDVAFPFMNSLSFWLFAAGAFLVNLSLVIGNFSATGWLAYPPLSSLQYSPDVGVDYWIWSIQIAGMGSLLSGINFLVTILKMRCPGMTLMKMPLFTWSALNSMVLVIFAFPILTATLGMLSLDRTVGTHFFTADFGGNPMMYINLIWAWGHPEVYILMLPGFGIFSEVVATFSHKRLFGYTSMVWALASITFLSFIVWLHHFFTMGAGANVNAFFGIMTMLVAIPTGVKIFNWLFTMCRGRIQFSRPMLWFLGFVVIFTSGGMTGVLMSVPAADFQVHNSLFLVAHFHSMVIGGVLFAFFAGLAYWLPKFLGFKLHEKLGRYAFWCWIIGFFLAFMPLYLIGLMGATRRLNHYEEATGWHPLFVIAGVGVCIIIGGAFLQFLQLMVGVIQRKQNRVGNDPWNGRTLEWSTSSPPPLYNFAMIPEVNERDPYWAKKQAHVLDAKKPCYQDIHLPKNSAMGIYVASFSLLFGFAVIWHIWWLALLSLLGTIIGTLIRLLDDNTDYYLSAAEVEKIELAHARSRG
- a CDS encoding transposase, yielding KKLILQGGKWQKVKLTLQSKKYSEVMAIRVKETITKAFYRPGVERWLIMEKLGNDQYKYYVSNASKDTPLSCMVEWIHERWKIEQGYQQMKEELGLDHFEGRSWLGLHHHLTLCFMAYSFLTLLKYQAKDKKKSQ
- the cyoD gene encoding cytochrome o ubiquinol oxidase subunit IV, whose protein sequence is MKDNLYPIKTTQASRHGSFKSYGIGFVLSIVLTLAAYIAVQEHLFTGKILVLVLVSLGGMQALIQLLFFLHLKEEAKPHWNLVALTFMIAVIAILVVGSLWIMNDLDERLMSMQAMFHPSE
- the cyoE gene encoding heme o synthase, whose translation is MTIKTYYMLTKPGIIAGNAVTTFGGFMLASKGPFNFWLFCLTLIGLSLVIASACVFNNYMDREIDKKMARTKNRALVKGLVSEQNALLFGTFLGLLGMGMLALYVNFLTAMIALTGFLFYVVVYGLSKYRSSYGTVIGSLAGGVPPVVGYCAVSNQLDLGAFLLFTIMVLWQMPHFFAITLYRLEDYAAASIPVLPLEKGIHTTKIQMWLYIIAFIGATVMLTFMGYTGYAYLTVAVLMGLMWYVLCLKGFKSDNDKRWARQMFLFSIVVIMVECFMMAIDRV
- the cyoC gene encoding cytochrome o ubiquinol oxidase subunit III, whose product is MTDLTTLSSINHADSSQATSAKTLFGFWIYLMTDCILFATFFATYAVLHNSTYGGPSAGQLFSPTFALIETLILLTSSFTSGLVMLAAHRQEKNKVLSYLSLTFLLGLSFLILEIMEFNYLIQEGHSWQKSAFLSAYFTLVSTHGLHILAGLLWIVVLGMQILSRGLSANTLRRLACFSMFWHFLDIIWIFIFTFVYLMGAQ